From the Solanum lycopersicum chromosome 10, SLM_r2.1 genome, one window contains:
- the LOC101263363 gene encoding short-chain dehydrogenase TIC 32 B, chloroplastic: MLRLITGIRGATGFGSASTAEEVTDGVDATALTVIITGGASGIGLETARVLALRKAHVIIAARNMEAANEAKQQILNENASARIDILKLDLSSLKSVKAFADNFLALNLPLNILINNAGIMFCPFQLSEDGIEMQFATNHLGHFYLTSLLLDKMKETAKSTGIEGRIVNLSSVAHLVCPREGIRFQNINDKNSYQDKVAYGQSKLANLLHANELSRRLQEEGANITVNSVHPGLIMTNLMRHSAFLMRILRVFTCLLWKNIPQGAATTCYVALHPSLKGVTGKYFSDCNEYKPSKLARDEVLGRSLWDFSNNLINASQKIIDK; encoded by the exons atgttgagaTTGATAACAGGCATAAGAGGAGCAACTGGATTTGGCTCAGCTTCTACTGCTGAGGAGGTTACTGATGGCGTTGATGCTACCGCTCTCACAGTTATTATTACAG GAGGTGCAAGCGGTATTGGTTTGGAGACAGCACGAGTTTTAGCTCTGAGAAAAGCCCATGTTATTATTGCTGCAAGAAATATGGAGGCTGCAAATGAAGCAAAACAgcaaattttgaatgaaaacgCTAGTGCACGTATTGATATTCTGAAACTCGATCTCAGCTCATTGAAATCAGTCAAGGCATTTGCAGATAACTTCTTAGCTCTTAACCTTCCACTCAACATCTTAAT AAACAATGCAGGTATCATGTTCTGTCCATTTCAGCTTTCTGAGGATGGAATAGAGATGCAGTTTGCTACAAATCATCTTG GTCATTTCTACTTGACTAGCCTTCTTCTAGACAAAATGAAGGAAACAGCAAAATCTACTGGTATTGAAGGTAGAATTGTGAATTTGTCATCAGTAGCTCACCTAGTTTGCCCTCGTGAAGGAATACGATTCCAAAATATCAACGATAAAAACAG TTATCAAGATAAAGTGGCCTATGGACAATCTAAATTAGCCAACCTATTACATGCCAACGAGCTATCTCGCCGTTTGCAG GAAGAGGGAGCAAATATCACTGTCAATTCAGTTCATCCGGGTCTGATAATGACGAATCTCATGAGACATTCAGCCTTTTTGATGA GAATCTTAAGGGTTTTCACTTGTTTACTGTGGAAGAATATCCCTCAG GGGGCAGCTACAACTTGCTATGTCGCCCTCCATCCAAGTTTAAAGGGAGTGACAGGAAAGTACTTTTCTGATTGCAACGAGTATAAGCCAAGCAAGCTTGCACGAGACGAAGTGTTAGGTAGGAGTCTTTGGGATTTCAGCAACAATCTGATAAATGCATCTCAAAAGATTATTG